One region of Pseudoalteromonas sp. R3 genomic DNA includes:
- a CDS encoding cyclic peptide export ABC transporter, whose product MVLYDLISRNIKIKKRTFVLLGCISGLANALVLALINNVAENISDIHKENFIFYYLVLFTLTVLIYGLTQQRVMTKAAKMVEKAIDKLRVELFESVRHTELSTLEKIGKERIFNTLSKELQTISHSAQLFVIIGQSISLVFFTSLYIAYHSVAAFLVLGVLITMGGFIHRFRSDEIQRNMQQAFQSENQLIQRLSDLLDGFKEVKLSTPRADDLEHEFAMSSGKARRAQTVTKTLFATDFVLSQITFFAATGAMVFFVPVLSDVYPEVVIKVTTASLFLIGPITSIVGGIPIFTTATEAAQNVLALEADLKQEQAESLVRRNYPVTQIDNFDELRLEGAYYQHNRKPGDRPFFVGPVDLTVKKGQITFITGGNGSGKTTFIRMLTGLYELQAGQIFLDGQAINDSERESFRSIFTSVFADFHLFKQLYGIRTTSQEEIDEWLAFLEMNTKVSIVDGEFSTIELSSGQRKRLALLSTILENRPIYIFDEWAADQDPIFRKKFYEQVLPRLKARGNTVIAITHDDAYFHLADVHLKMVEGQLMEHHEVETDGVPS is encoded by the coding sequence ATGGTATTATACGATTTAATAAGTCGAAACATTAAAATTAAGAAAAGGACCTTTGTATTACTCGGTTGTATCTCTGGCCTGGCGAATGCACTGGTGCTTGCTCTCATCAACAACGTGGCAGAAAATATTTCTGATATCCACAAAGAAAACTTTATCTTTTACTACCTGGTCCTGTTCACGCTGACTGTACTGATCTACGGCTTGACGCAACAAAGAGTTATGACCAAGGCTGCAAAAATGGTTGAAAAAGCCATCGACAAGCTGCGTGTCGAACTATTTGAATCTGTCCGGCATACCGAGCTCTCAACTCTGGAAAAAATTGGCAAAGAACGTATTTTTAACACCCTTAGTAAAGAATTGCAGACCATTTCTCACTCTGCGCAGCTGTTTGTGATCATCGGCCAGTCAATAAGCTTGGTATTTTTTACGTCTTTATATATTGCTTATCATTCAGTTGCAGCATTTCTTGTGCTTGGTGTGTTGATTACCATGGGAGGGTTTATTCATCGCTTTAGATCTGATGAGATCCAGCGCAACATGCAGCAAGCATTTCAGAGCGAAAACCAGCTGATCCAGCGCCTGTCTGACTTGCTTGACGGTTTTAAGGAAGTAAAACTGAGCACACCAAGAGCTGATGATCTGGAGCATGAGTTTGCTATGTCTTCAGGCAAAGCACGACGCGCCCAAACCGTCACAAAGACCTTATTTGCCACCGACTTCGTGTTATCACAAATTACTTTTTTTGCCGCAACCGGCGCCATGGTGTTCTTTGTTCCGGTGTTATCCGATGTTTATCCGGAAGTGGTGATAAAAGTCACTACCGCATCGCTATTTTTAATCGGCCCGATCACCAGTATTGTGGGTGGTATTCCTATTTTTACCACAGCCACGGAGGCCGCACAAAATGTGCTGGCGCTTGAGGCCGATTTAAAGCAAGAGCAGGCTGAGTCCTTAGTACGACGCAATTATCCGGTAACCCAAATCGATAACTTCGATGAACTGCGGCTGGAAGGTGCCTATTATCAGCATAATCGTAAGCCGGGTGACAGACCATTTTTCGTTGGACCTGTCGATTTGACAGTGAAAAAAGGGCAAATCACCTTTATCACCGGTGGCAATGGTAGCGGTAAAACCACATTTATCCGTATGTTGACGGGGTTATATGAACTTCAGGCCGGGCAAATTTTCCTCGATGGTCAGGCAATTAACGACTCTGAGCGAGAGAGTTTCCGTAGCATATTTACATCAGTCTTTGCTGATTTTCACCTGTTCAAGCAGCTTTATGGCATACGTACAACTTCACAGGAGGAAATTGACGAGTGGCTGGCCTTTTTAGAAATGAATACCAAGGTCAGTATTGTAGACGGTGAGTTTAGTACCATTGAGCTTTCTTCCGGGCAAAGAAAACGCCTGGCGTTGCTAAGTACCATTTTAGAAAACCGGCCTATCTATATCTTTGATGAGTGGGCTGCGGATCAGGACCCGATATTCAGAAAGAAATTCTATGAACAAGTGCTGCCCAGGTTAAAGGCTCGGGGTAATACGGTAATCGCTATCACGCATGACGACGCCTATTTCCACCTGGCTGACGTACATTTGAAGATGGTAGAAGGACAACTAATGGAACATCATGAAGTAGAAACTGATGGAGTGCCGTCATGA
- a CDS encoding prohibitin family protein, producing the protein MNIILPPDLMLMALAGICLLILIANLVMRGLRRYKPAWRKRILSWRFRAGLTLLICLFLIVALVPFIFVRVDSGEVAVLWKRFGGGTYLDKHFSEGTVLVMPWDKLIIYNGRFQTAHENIDAITNEGLRITLNVTVRYRPVIEHVPYLHQLVGPKYLEEMVLPEVASAVRMIVSRYRAEQVYSHQRIKVQKELLEEVLHELHLQEETILEQTGHIKDGHTLVNLDDMLIKRVDVPDKVHEAIISKVNQSYLNEEYAMRLEVAKKEALRKKTEAQGIADFQETVAGGISETYLRWRGIEATIELAKSNNSKVVVIGSGKDGLPLILNTESSLSGPAPTLGQDASTLVMAEETTRPPSEHLKSAIKPGEPMSSHHMSSAKSGEPLNKH; encoded by the coding sequence ATGAATATAATTTTGCCGCCCGATCTGATGTTGATGGCACTGGCGGGGATTTGCCTGCTGATCCTTATTGCCAATCTGGTAATGCGAGGCCTTAGACGCTACAAACCCGCATGGCGTAAACGTATATTGTCCTGGCGGTTTAGGGCCGGTCTGACCTTGCTGATCTGTTTGTTCTTAATTGTTGCACTGGTGCCTTTCATTTTTGTCAGAGTCGATTCGGGTGAGGTGGCAGTATTGTGGAAACGCTTCGGTGGTGGTACCTACCTTGATAAGCACTTTAGCGAAGGTACCGTACTGGTCATGCCCTGGGACAAACTGATTATATACAATGGTCGCTTTCAGACTGCACACGAGAACATTGATGCAATTACCAATGAAGGGTTAAGGATCACCTTGAATGTCACTGTGAGATATCGCCCGGTGATTGAGCATGTGCCATACTTACACCAGTTAGTAGGACCCAAATATTTAGAGGAAATGGTATTGCCAGAAGTGGCATCAGCGGTACGTATGATAGTGTCTCGTTATCGTGCTGAGCAGGTTTATAGTCATCAGCGAATAAAAGTGCAAAAAGAGTTACTTGAAGAAGTGTTGCATGAGTTACACCTGCAGGAAGAAACCATTTTGGAGCAAACCGGGCATATCAAAGACGGTCATACACTAGTAAATCTGGATGATATGCTAATAAAAAGAGTGGATGTTCCGGATAAGGTCCATGAAGCCATCATCTCGAAAGTTAATCAGAGTTACCTGAACGAAGAATATGCAATGCGCCTCGAAGTCGCGAAGAAAGAAGCTCTGCGAAAGAAAACCGAGGCACAGGGGATCGCAGACTTTCAGGAAACTGTGGCCGGCGGTATTTCAGAAACCTATCTGAGGTGGCGTGGTATTGAAGCCACGATTGAACTGGCCAAATCAAACAACAGTAAGGTAGTGGTTATTGGTAGCGGGAAAGACGGCTTACCATTGATCCTTAACACTGAAAGTAGCTTAAGCGGGCCAGCTCCGACTCTAGGGCAAGATGCGTCTACTTTAGTGATGGCAGAGGAGACAACACGGCCTCCGTCCGAGCACTTAAAAAGCGCCATCAAACCCGGTGAACCAATGAGCTCGCACCATATGAGCTCAGCAAAATCGGGTGAGCCATTGAATAAACATTAA
- a CDS encoding helix-turn-helix transcriptional regulator: MDYSGNRTAQTEAFSLYPETAITSALSRFSEPLGMDRFLIVGVNGTEPTFRYLSTCSEQFLHAYFTEGHCFSDELMHYCQHTLAPRYWCTDDYMRKILAPQSLGNLLQQENVSGGIVIPVHYNSAIVFVNYFSSQSPEKIEFLYKQHGTLLSDITLTLVPRIINECPDYLFMRPSLTPKSSECLLYMAKGMTNPEISELMQVSKDRVKELVSQILIQLGAANRTEAVLKAKQSLLIP; this comes from the coding sequence ATGGACTACTCAGGTAACAGAACTGCCCAAACGGAAGCATTTTCACTTTACCCGGAAACAGCAATCACGAGTGCGTTGAGCAGGTTCTCAGAGCCGCTGGGTATGGACCGGTTTCTTATCGTAGGTGTAAATGGTACAGAACCTACATTCAGATACCTCTCAACCTGCTCAGAACAGTTTCTGCATGCTTATTTTACTGAAGGTCACTGTTTCTCCGACGAGTTAATGCATTACTGCCAACATACACTGGCCCCGAGATACTGGTGCACTGACGACTATATGCGCAAAATACTTGCGCCACAAAGCCTGGGCAACCTACTACAACAAGAAAACGTTAGCGGCGGGATTGTTATACCCGTTCATTACAACAGCGCCATTGTGTTTGTGAATTACTTTTCGTCCCAAAGCCCTGAAAAGATAGAATTCCTGTACAAACAACACGGCACCCTGTTGAGTGACATTACACTTACGCTCGTGCCAAGAATAATCAACGAGTGCCCGGACTATTTGTTTATGCGCCCATCACTTACGCCAAAAAGCAGTGAATGCTTATTATATATGGCTAAAGGTATGACAAACCCAGAAATATCTGAGCTAATGCAGGTCTCAAAGGATAGAGTCAAAGAACTCGTAAGCCAGATCCTCATTCAACTCGGCGCAGCAAACAGAACAGAAGCGGTATTAAAAGCAAAACAAAGCCTGCTCATCCCCTAA
- a CDS encoding response regulator produces MLKWTLVIIFSFIIQCHVQAREVAQLRLHLQSIDKLDMVTIINSVSQDSQGYLWISGTSGVLRFDGYQSIFYPHPLARKVVEDAQGRRWLLTGHGLYLHNDQQDSFMPYMDTLRQQVPESTNLFKDSFLSVRTMDNDAFRPAALYQDSQDMFWLVGDDGQLVHFSADEDAYQLYDLHSSGIKHNLRFSVTLYKDAPLFISKLGEVFWFEKSTGTFIKLWQHAILADTRIVTTGPDDTLYAVSEQGFFRLEQPDSGQPSLTHLSDIDHQAITSVRSGLYATYVGTNTELIVLDSNDRVSRVSRYHTNARSQQIFLISNVFDDQGTVWLASSHSIFEVELIQPEYTNDSVNAISVVTQKPHIDGLQFDEEDNLWFVSQSRAYVQYKGYAEPEPVYLDPTKPELDVYTIYTGKEGTLWFGASSALYRLEKGARSATKINIPPGSADNEFKIRDIEQSQNGHLWLLTFQGIVEYDPKTAQRVSFLPGHFKNLKKGGNDAVLACGFETYILGQGEPQRVQFQISKSNKKLVVYDADTDSKGRLWAATSYGLLLHDLKTQHSQQFDVNGVYPNVAFGFVYRVSTGHIWVSDMTNLYKLSPDTMQVVFSMPVKNMNIGAKTYDSADESSSGVLYLGGISGIAALSKVQAKEPYGVHISRVYVQGERYAVYQDPQHSLNAIMPGRRFNSAQRNFKFEFVNIKRDWDVDVYYQYRLLGFDTNWTEAEQTQRSATYTNLSPGRYEFVIRSRAISSDWTESRFEFEVATPWYLTGWAFTLYVFGAVVLIGLILFARTHQLKRRNLHLEELVLSRTEEIEQKRAQIASLMESKNVFFGNVSHELRTPLAVIMLPIKGMLKQANNDGNSKWHAAYSQALRLEKLIDNLIRYARKDDVSPFENHHFTAKEVLLKQAHAFELLATEKQIRYEVKHTLDAQEVLLNEADFEQIITNLLSNAVKYTPEEGEIIIEAHQRGDFLQLVFTNSGPGICKSLQAHVFKRYVRGEHSEIGGQGIGLSVVHQLISDCGGEIALCSEPGEGCRFTLTIPLYCEASAQDIDSRVHAEAITKAKTQSEVTDKPEPNAQVLIVEDNPQLRMMLQQTLSEWFDCSVACDGEQGLSQAKSELPDLIISDVMMPKMSGLEMLRELKQDDTTSHIPVILLTAKEDDDSRILGFEAEADDYIGKPCDLDVLKHRVENLIKGRKKLARLFADQILRCQPQADLLSTTKRLPFIDKIQQVIAQNYQDPKFDTECMASHVFLSVRQLQRKTRNLTGLSPNALLRQYRLEQARTQLKAGGLVADVAYQVGFSSPAYFSSCFKAEFDMSPQHYVKQQETEWQ; encoded by the coding sequence ATGCTGAAATGGACCCTGGTAATTATCTTCTCATTTATCATTCAGTGCCATGTACAGGCGCGTGAGGTGGCCCAGCTCAGACTGCATCTTCAGTCTATAGACAAACTTGATATGGTCACTATCATTAACTCGGTATCACAAGACAGTCAGGGTTACTTGTGGATCAGTGGCACTTCCGGCGTACTCAGGTTTGACGGGTATCAGTCCATATTTTATCCGCACCCGCTAGCAAGAAAAGTTGTTGAAGACGCTCAGGGACGCAGGTGGTTGCTGACAGGCCATGGGCTATATTTACACAATGACCAGCAGGACAGTTTCATGCCTTATATGGACACTCTGCGGCAACAGGTACCTGAAAGTACAAATTTGTTCAAAGACAGCTTTCTTTCTGTGCGTACCATGGATAACGATGCCTTCAGGCCAGCAGCTTTGTATCAGGATAGTCAGGATATGTTTTGGCTTGTGGGCGATGATGGTCAGTTAGTTCATTTTTCTGCGGATGAAGACGCCTATCAGTTATATGACCTGCACAGTTCGGGAATCAAACACAATCTTCGCTTTAGTGTTACTCTGTATAAAGATGCCCCTTTGTTTATCTCGAAACTTGGCGAAGTGTTCTGGTTTGAAAAATCTACCGGCACTTTTATTAAATTGTGGCAACACGCTATCCTTGCCGATACCCGAATTGTAACGACCGGACCTGATGACACTCTATATGCGGTGTCTGAGCAAGGTTTTTTCAGGCTCGAACAGCCTGATTCCGGGCAGCCTTCGCTTACCCATTTAAGTGATATTGATCATCAAGCAATTACCTCTGTGCGCTCAGGTCTTTACGCTACTTATGTGGGAACGAACACTGAGCTTATCGTATTAGACTCCAATGACAGAGTAAGTCGGGTCAGCAGGTATCACACAAATGCCCGTTCTCAGCAGATATTTCTGATAAGTAATGTGTTTGATGATCAGGGAACGGTCTGGCTTGCATCCAGCCACTCCATATTTGAGGTCGAGCTTATACAACCTGAGTATACCAATGATTCAGTTAACGCTATTTCTGTTGTCACCCAGAAGCCACATATCGATGGTTTGCAGTTTGATGAAGAAGATAATCTTTGGTTTGTAAGCCAAAGCCGCGCGTACGTTCAATATAAAGGTTATGCAGAGCCAGAGCCTGTGTACCTGGACCCGACTAAGCCGGAACTCGATGTTTACACTATTTATACCGGGAAAGAAGGTACATTGTGGTTTGGCGCATCCTCAGCTTTATACCGACTTGAAAAAGGCGCGCGTTCCGCAACTAAGATCAATATACCTCCCGGCAGTGCGGATAATGAATTTAAGATCAGAGACATTGAGCAGTCACAAAACGGGCATTTATGGTTACTGACCTTTCAGGGAATTGTAGAATATGATCCGAAAACTGCTCAGCGTGTATCCTTTTTGCCCGGACATTTTAAAAACCTGAAAAAAGGCGGCAATGATGCCGTATTAGCCTGTGGTTTTGAGACTTACATTTTGGGCCAGGGCGAGCCACAAAGGGTGCAATTCCAGATTTCGAAAAGCAATAAAAAATTAGTAGTATATGATGCCGATACCGACTCAAAAGGACGGTTATGGGCGGCAACTTCCTATGGACTGTTACTTCATGACTTGAAAACACAGCACTCACAGCAGTTTGATGTCAATGGCGTTTATCCCAACGTCGCATTTGGCTTTGTATATCGGGTTAGTACAGGGCATATCTGGGTGTCTGACATGACTAATCTATATAAACTCTCGCCAGATACCATGCAGGTGGTATTTTCAATGCCAGTTAAAAACATGAATATTGGTGCAAAAACATATGACAGTGCAGATGAATCGAGCTCTGGAGTTCTGTACCTGGGTGGAATAAGTGGGATTGCTGCCTTATCAAAAGTACAAGCCAAGGAGCCATATGGAGTACATATAAGCAGAGTCTATGTGCAAGGGGAGCGCTATGCAGTGTATCAGGATCCCCAGCATTCGCTGAATGCGATTATGCCGGGCAGAAGGTTTAATAGTGCACAGCGAAACTTTAAGTTTGAGTTCGTTAATATCAAACGCGACTGGGATGTTGACGTTTATTATCAATACCGTTTGCTGGGCTTTGATACAAACTGGACGGAGGCAGAACAAACCCAGCGTAGCGCAACTTATACCAACTTGTCGCCGGGCAGATACGAGTTTGTGATTAGAAGTCGGGCGATTTCGAGTGACTGGACTGAATCGCGCTTTGAGTTTGAGGTTGCAACCCCCTGGTATTTAACCGGTTGGGCTTTCACTCTTTATGTTTTTGGCGCTGTCGTGTTGATTGGACTAATCCTATTCGCCAGAACACATCAGCTAAAGCGGCGAAACCTGCACCTGGAAGAACTCGTGCTGTCGCGCACCGAAGAAATAGAGCAAAAGCGTGCTCAAATAGCCAGTTTAATGGAAAGTAAAAACGTGTTTTTTGGTAATGTATCTCATGAACTGAGAACGCCTCTGGCAGTGATCATGCTGCCAATTAAAGGTATGTTGAAGCAGGCAAATAATGACGGTAACAGCAAGTGGCATGCAGCATATTCGCAGGCTTTGAGGCTGGAAAAGCTCATCGACAACCTGATCCGCTATGCCAGAAAAGACGATGTCTCTCCTTTTGAGAATCATCACTTTACTGCCAAAGAGGTATTGTTAAAGCAGGCTCATGCGTTTGAGCTGCTCGCCACTGAAAAACAGATCCGTTATGAAGTAAAACATACTCTGGATGCACAGGAAGTGTTGCTTAATGAGGCGGACTTTGAACAGATAATCACAAACCTGCTGTCTAACGCTGTGAAATATACCCCTGAGGAAGGCGAAATTATTATAGAGGCGCATCAGCGTGGCGATTTCCTGCAGTTGGTGTTTACTAACTCCGGACCCGGTATTTGTAAATCTTTACAGGCACACGTGTTTAAACGATATGTGCGTGGAGAGCACAGTGAAATAGGCGGGCAGGGGATTGGCCTGTCTGTGGTGCATCAGCTCATCAGCGACTGTGGAGGCGAAATAGCGCTGTGCAGTGAGCCTGGAGAGGGATGTCGGTTTACTCTGACAATTCCGCTTTACTGCGAAGCATCAGCACAAGATATCGATAGCAGAGTGCACGCAGAAGCCATAACAAAAGCAAAGACTCAGTCTGAGGTGACTGACAAACCTGAGCCCAACGCCCAGGTGTTAATTGTAGAGGATAACCCCCAGCTAAGAATGATGCTTCAGCAGACTTTGTCTGAATGGTTTGATTGCTCAGTTGCCTGTGATGGTGAGCAAGGCCTGTCACAAGCAAAATCCGAGTTACCCGACCTTATTATCAGCGATGTGATGATGCCAAAAATGTCGGGACTGGAGATGCTGCGAGAACTCAAGCAGGATGACACAACGAGCCATATTCCCGTCATATTGCTGACAGCAAAAGAAGACGACGACAGCCGGATCCTGGGGTTTGAGGCAGAAGCAGATGATTATATAGGTAAACCCTGCGACCTTGATGTACTAAAGCATAGGGTGGAAAACTTGATTAAAGGTCGCAAGAAACTGGCGCGATTATTTGCAGATCAGATCCTGCGCTGTCAACCGCAGGCTGATCTGCTCAGCACGACAAAGCGGCTCCCCTTTATTGATAAAATTCAACAAGTAATTGCGCAAAACTACCAGGACCCCAAGTTTGATACGGAGTGCATGGCCAGTCATGTATTTTTAAGTGTGCGACAGCTGCAACGCAAAACCCGAAATCTGACAGGGCTATCGCCAAATGCTCTGCTCAGGCAATATCGTTTAGAGCAGGCACGCACCCAGTTGAAAGCGGGCGGTTTGGTGGCTGATGTTGCATATCAGGTTGGGTTTTCATCTCCAGCTTATTTTAGTAGCTGTTTTAAAGCTGAGTTTGACATGTCACCGCAGCACTATGTTAAGCAGCAGGAAACAGAATGGCAGTGA
- a CDS encoding class I SAM-dependent methyltransferase: MSDSTLEYYSRNAVSFAEATFAVNMQPLYDEFLPAIPEGGKILDAGCGSGRDALAFKNLGYRVDAFDACAELANIASFHLEQPVGCFSFDELRATNTYDAIWCCASLLHVPKALLPDVFQRLQNALKPNGIIYISFKYGEGERTADGRAFTDLTEQSLNALLAQNTGLKASKTWQTGDQRPGREHERWLNALLERVSGE, from the coding sequence ATGTCAGACTCCACATTAGAATATTACAGTCGCAACGCCGTCAGCTTTGCCGAGGCAACTTTTGCAGTGAACATGCAGCCTCTGTACGACGAGTTTTTACCCGCCATACCCGAAGGCGGCAAAATCCTCGATGCCGGCTGCGGCTCTGGACGCGATGCACTGGCGTTTAAAAACCTCGGCTACCGGGTCGATGCCTTCGACGCCTGCGCAGAGCTTGCTAACATCGCCAGCTTCCACCTGGAACAACCCGTCGGCTGCTTCAGCTTTGACGAACTCAGAGCTACCAATACCTATGACGCCATATGGTGCTGCGCCAGCCTGCTGCATGTGCCAAAGGCACTGCTGCCAGACGTATTCCAGCGCCTGCAAAACGCACTCAAACCAAACGGCATCATCTATATCTCATTTAAATACGGCGAAGGCGAACGCACCGCGGACGGCCGTGCATTCACCGACCTCACAGAGCAAAGCCTGAACGCCTTACTAGCCCAAAACACCGGCCTTAAAGCCAGCAAAACCTGGCAAACAGGCGACCAACGCCCCGGCCGCGAACACGAACGCTGGCTTAATGCTTTGTTGGAAAGGGTGAGTGGTGAATAG